In the Enterobacter cloacae subsp. cloacae ATCC 13047 genome, GTCCGGCGGCATTCTTGAAGTGCAGCCTGGCAGTGTGACCGTTCTGGCCGATACCGCTATTCGTGGCCAGGATCTCGACGAAGCGCGAGCCCTGGAATCGAAGCGTAAGGCTGAAGAGCACATTAGCAGCTCTCATGGTGACGTGGATTACGCTCAGGCGTCTGCGGAGCTGGCCAAAGCGATCGCCAAACTGCGCGTTATCGAGTTGACCAAAAAAGCGATGTAACACCGGCTTGAAAAGCACAAAAGCCAGTCTGGATACCAGGCTGGCTTTTTTTTCGTCCTTAATTCATGACGAAAAAGATGTAGAATTTTAAGCACCAAACGTTTTTACTTCTCACTCAAACTACCGTCAGGATGCGTATGTCAAACAGTGCGATGAGCGTGGTGATCCTTGCCGCAGGCAAAGGTACCCGCATGTATTCCGATCTGCCTAAAGTGCTTCATACACTGGCAGGAAAGCCAATGGTGCAGCATGTTATTGATGCAGCAAATGAATTGGGCGCTCGCCAGGTTCACCTGGTCTATGGCCACGGCGGCGATCTGCTTAAAAAGTCGCTGAGCGATGACAAGCTCAACTGGGTGCTTCAGGCTGAACAGCTGGGAACCGGCCACGCAATGCAGCAGGCAGCACCGTTCTTTGCCGATGACGAAGACATTCTGATGCTCTACGGCGATGTTCCGCTGATCTCCATCGACACACTGACTCGCCTGCGTGAAGCCA is a window encoding:
- a CDS encoding F0F1 ATP synthase subunit epsilon, with translation MAMTYHLDVVSAEQQMFSGLVEKIQVTGSEGELGIFPGHAPLLTAIKPGMIRIVKQFGHEEFIYLSGGILEVQPGSVTVLADTAIRGQDLDEARALESKRKAEEHISSSHGDVDYAQASAELAKAIAKLRVIELTKKAM